GGTCGACCGTGAACAGTTCCTCGTCGGCGGCGGTCGCCTCGGAAACGCCGTCGGTGAACAGCACCAGCGAGTCCCCGGGCTCCAGCCGCACCGTCGCGGTCTCGAACTCCGCATCGTCGAACACGCCCAGCGCCATGCCCTCGGGCTTGGGCAGGCGCGAGACGCTGCCGTCGGCGCGCACCAGGAACGGCGCCTCATGCCCTGCATCGCTATATTCGACATGGCCGTCGCGCAGGTCGATGATCCCGGCGAAGGCGGTGACGAACAGGTTGGCGACATTGTCGCGCACCAGCTCCGCATTGACCCGCGCCATCAGCCCGGCCGCCGAGGTGGAGGTTATCGACGCCGCCTTGAACAGGGTGCTGGTCATCGCCATGAACAGCGCCGCCGGCACGCCCTTGCCCGACACGTCGCCGATCACGAAGAACAACCGGTGTTCGTCGATCATCGCATAATTATAGAGGTCGCCGCCCACCTCTTTGGCGGGATCGAGCAAGGCGTGGACGTCGATGTCGCCGCGTCCCGGAAAGGCGGGGAACTGGCGCGGCAGCATGCCGATCTGGATGTCGCGCGCCGCCGAAAGCTCGCCTTCCACCCGCTCGCGGGCGGCGGTCGCCGCCTCCATCTCGATCAGGTAGCGCTGCAGCCGCACGATCATTCCCGACATCGCCTCGGCCAGGCTGCCCACCTCGTCCGCGCGGGCGCCGCTGATCGCCTGCATCGCCTGCAGCTCCTCCTCGTTCGACTGGAAGCTGCGCTCCTCGATGTTGCGGGTGTAGGATGTCAGGCGCACCAGCGGCCCGACGATCCGGTTGATCAGCAGGCTGCCGACGATCATCGCCAGCACGAACATCGCCAGGCCGACCATCACCGACTTGTTGAGTGCGTCGTTCAGCCGCCGGTCGAGCGAGGCCAGCTCGACATCGGCGCCGACCACATAGCTACGCCCGTCATAGGCCTTGATCGGCATGTAGATCGATCGGAAGCGGCCGAAGCTGTCCTCATATTCGTCGAAGCGGACCAGCCCGTCGGCGAAGCTGCGGTACAGCTTGGCCGGCGCGGTGTCGTAGCGGGTCCAGTAGCGGACCTGGGTGCCCGTCTCCACCTCATGCGGCGTGGCGCTGGTCGACACGGTGTAGATCGACCGGCCGAAGCGCATATAGGTATAGACATAGACCAGGCCCGACCGGTCGGCGAAGCGTGACAGGGTCTGCTGCAGCCGATCGAACTCGGCCGGCGGGATCGATGTGGGCCCGTGGACGCGCGGGTGATAGTCCTCGGGCAATATCTCATGCACGGCATGGGCGGCGGTGCGCAGCTTGTCGTCGATCCCGGCGATGATCTCGCGCCGGTCGATCGTGTAGAGCATCGCCGAATAGGCGACCGCCGCGACCAGGTTGAGCACGAACAGCAGCAGCAGCAGCTGCGGCCTGAGCCCGAAGCGGCGGCGGCGCCTTTCCGCGCTGGTGATGTGACTTGCCGCTTGCATCCGCCCTCTTTCGCCCCGAAGCTCTATCGCATCACCGGACGGGCAGCGGTAGCCCCTACGGAATGCAAGGGGGGAAATGGTCAGCTTCGTCAACCGACTGCTCCGGGTGAACCCCGGCGAGTGGCCGAAGCTGGCGCAGTTCGGCCTGCTCGGTTTCCTGCTTCAGATGGGGCTCGGCATCGGCTTTTCGGCCGGCGACGCGGCCTTCCTCGCCAATGCCGGCGCCGATCGGCTGGCGCTGATCTTCATGATGACCCCGGCGGTGATGCTGCTCTACACCGTCGTCTTCTCCTATCTGCTGGTCCGCTTCTCGATGGACCGGGTGATCGACGCCACCATCGCGCTGCTCGTGCTGGGCGGGCTGGCGATCTGGTTCGTGCTCGGCATGGCGCTTCCCGCCAGCTGGAAGCTGCCCGTCTATTTCGGCCTGAAGCTCTATCTGGCGATGTGGTACATCGCCCTCTACTCGCTGTTCTGGAACTACACCGACGCCTATTTCACCATCCAGGACGGCAAGCGGATGTTCCCGCTGCTCGCCGCCGCGATGGCGTTCGGGATGACCTGCGGCGGCCTGCTGGTCAGCTGGCTCGCGGGCGATGTGTCGCTGCGCGGCTTCTTCCTGATCTGGGCCGTGATCGCGGCGGTGACCCTGCCGGTGGCCCTGCTGGTGCGGCGGCGCT
The sequence above is drawn from the Rhizorhabdus dicambivorans genome and encodes:
- a CDS encoding PP2C family protein-serine/threonine phosphatase — its product is MQAASHITSAERRRRRFGLRPQLLLLLFVLNLVAAVAYSAMLYTIDRREIIAGIDDKLRTAAHAVHEILPEDYHPRVHGPTSIPPAEFDRLQQTLSRFADRSGLVYVYTYMRFGRSIYTVSTSATPHEVETGTQVRYWTRYDTAPAKLYRSFADGLVRFDEYEDSFGRFRSIYMPIKAYDGRSYVVGADVELASLDRRLNDALNKSVMVGLAMFVLAMIVGSLLINRIVGPLVRLTSYTRNIEERSFQSNEEELQAMQAISGARADEVGSLAEAMSGMIVRLQRYLIEMEAATAARERVEGELSAARDIQIGMLPRQFPAFPGRGDIDVHALLDPAKEVGGDLYNYAMIDEHRLFFVIGDVSGKGVPAALFMAMTSTLFKAASITSTSAAGLMARVNAELVRDNVANLFVTAFAGIIDLRDGHVEYSDAGHEAPFLVRADGSVSRLPKPEGMALGVFDDAEFETATVRLEPGDSLVLFTDGVSEATAADEELFTVDRIAETLTAQARGRSAEAITAGLSERVNLFVGSAPQFDDIAILVVQYRG